In Planctomycetaceae bacterium, one DNA window encodes the following:
- a CDS encoding dipeptide epimerase produces the protein MIEIKTKKLQLKNIWTIARNSSDYKENVFIKIERNGITGIGEAAPNVRYGESAELTTQKIRQAEKILGNFDWFHFADLKKALDEEIKDQSCAKAAIDMAIMDWVGKSLKTPLYRLWGLNPIHTPITSFSIGIDDPEILKKKIEQAAIYPVLKIKVGKDDEKEIIGTVRSMTDKPLRIDANEAWTTKEAALEKILWMQSQNIEFIEQPMPADMIDETAWLRERIKIPIIADESVKTVSDIHKLAKAFDGINIKLMKSGGLLEAIKMIEAAHSLGIKVMLGCMIESSLAITAAAHLAPNAEWADLDGNLLIGNDPFEGVKVTDGKLILNDKPGLGVSGDF, from the coding sequence TTGATTGAAATAAAAACTAAAAAGCTGCAATTAAAAAACATCTGGACGATTGCGAGAAACTCCAGCGATTACAAAGAAAATGTTTTCATTAAAATTGAGCGAAATGGTATTACCGGCATTGGTGAAGCTGCTCCGAATGTCCGCTACGGCGAAAGTGCTGAACTGACCACGCAAAAAATCAGGCAGGCGGAAAAAATACTCGGAAACTTCGACTGGTTTCATTTCGCAGACTTAAAAAAAGCTCTGGACGAAGAAATCAAAGACCAAAGCTGCGCGAAAGCTGCCATCGATATGGCAATAATGGATTGGGTCGGCAAATCGCTCAAAACGCCGTTATACAGGCTCTGGGGGCTTAATCCGATACATACGCCGATTACGTCTTTTTCCATCGGCATCGATGATCCTGAAATTCTGAAAAAGAAAATCGAGCAGGCAGCAATTTATCCTGTGCTGAAAATCAAGGTCGGCAAAGACGATGAAAAAGAAATCATCGGCACTGTGCGGAGTATGACAGATAAGCCTTTGCGAATCGATGCGAATGAAGCGTGGACGACAAAGGAAGCTGCGCTTGAAAAAATTCTCTGGATGCAGTCGCAGAATATTGAATTTATCGAACAGCCGATGCCTGCGGATATGATTGACGAAACCGCATGGCTGCGCGAGCGAATAAAAATCCCCATCATCGCTGATGAATCAGTCAAAACAGTGAGCGACATTCACAAACTTGCCAAAGCATTTGACGGCATAAATATCAAGCTGATGAAATCAGGCGGGTTGCTTGAAGCAATAAAGATGATTGAAGCTGCTCACAGTCTCGGAATAAAAGTGATGCTCGGCTGTATGATTGAAAGCTCGCTTGCTATTACAGCGGCGGCTCATTTGGCACCAAACGCTGAATGGGCAGACCTCGATGGAAATTTATTAATCGGCAACGACCCATTCGAAGGCGTTAAAGTTACCGATGGAAAATTAATACTGAATGACAAGCCGGGACTTGGCGTAAGCGGAGATTTTTGA
- a CDS encoding DUF819 family protein: MNQLFPIEQPFEILIVFLGVIAVSLWLSSRFKIAAKISPILIILGLSATLSNTGVISPNSSFYETLTNYAVPFAVCLILFNVRLGDLKNAGMPMLFAFTIASLCSTIAVIVGGYFLINKFNAVLDGNGWKIAGPYIGTYIGGSLNFFSMWQALEMKNPNLFAAANAVDNLTLPLNFVFWAVTPKLLEKFYAPMPYSPIIESSTDKEKSSIPFIVKDIAALSFWALFVMFISTFIRAKMLGLPVIGKFMQNMPAILIITTLAIIGGRFKFIQNLKGANELGNFAFYLFFAAVGALMNVKHAVRLAPVLFTFIIIVLTVQIGTALLLGKLLKINYRVLAVAELAAKAGPSTVLAYVNTKNYKELALPGVAAALLGYAIGNYIGFGGAYLLKWIVSAGIQ, translated from the coding sequence ATGAATCAATTATTCCCAATAGAACAGCCGTTTGAAATACTCATCGTATTTCTCGGAGTAATCGCGGTATCGCTTTGGCTGTCGTCACGTTTTAAAATCGCGGCGAAAATTTCACCGATTTTAATAATTCTCGGTTTAAGTGCAACGCTTTCCAACACAGGAGTAATTTCACCGAATAGCTCATTTTATGAAACGCTGACAAATTACGCGGTTCCGTTTGCGGTCTGCCTGATTTTGTTCAACGTTCGACTGGGCGACCTTAAAAATGCCGGTATGCCAATGCTGTTCGCTTTTACGATTGCGAGTTTGTGCTCAACCATCGCGGTTATCGTCGGCGGATATTTTTTGATAAATAAATTTAATGCTGTTCTTGACGGCAATGGATGGAAAATCGCCGGGCCGTACATCGGAACTTACATCGGCGGAAGTTTGAACTTTTTCTCAATGTGGCAGGCGCTGGAGATGAAAAATCCGAATCTTTTCGCGGCAGCAAATGCTGTTGACAATCTGACACTGCCTTTGAATTTCGTATTTTGGGCAGTAACACCAAAACTGCTTGAAAAATTTTATGCGCCAATGCCCTACTCACCAATAATAGAGTCCAGCACCGACAAAGAGAAATCTTCAATTCCATTTATTGTGAAAGATATCGCGGCGTTGTCGTTTTGGGCACTTTTCGTAATGTTCATCAGCACTTTTATCAGAGCGAAAATGCTCGGACTGCCGGTTATCGGGAAATTTATGCAGAATATGCCTGCGATTCTGATTATTACAACTTTGGCAATTATCGGCGGGAGATTCAAATTTATACAAAATCTAAAAGGTGCAAATGAGCTTGGCAACTTCGCGTTTTATCTTTTCTTCGCGGCAGTCGGCGCGCTGATGAATGTTAAACACGCGGTCAGACTCGCTCCTGTGCTGTTTACATTTATCATTATCGTTTTAACGGTGCAAATTGGAACCGCCCTGCTGCTTGGCAAATTATTAAAAATAAACTATCGTGTTCTTGCGGTCGCGGAACTTGCGGCAAAGGCCGGCCCTTCAACTGTTTTGGCGTATGTAAATACAAAAAACTATAAGGAATTAGCTCTGCCGGGTGTCGCTGCGGCGTTACTCGGTTATGCGATAGGAAATTACATTGGCTTTGGCGGTGCGTATCTGCTGAAATGGATTGTTTCTGCTG